One region of Vigna angularis cultivar LongXiaoDou No.4 chromosome 10, ASM1680809v1, whole genome shotgun sequence genomic DNA includes:
- the LOC108335874 gene encoding bifunctional 3-dehydroquinate dehydratase/shikimate dehydrogenase, chloroplastic isoform X2, with translation MFTAPSVGRKNATLICVPIMGESIEKMKIDVEKAKAGGADVVEIRLDSLSTFDPYQDLTTLIQHHALPLLFTYRPKWEGGMYDGDENKRLDALRLAMELGADFIDVELQVAHGFFDSIRGKTFNKTKVIVSSHNYQLTPSIEDLGNLVARIQATGADIVKIATTATDITDVARMFQIMVHSQVPFIGLVMGDRGLISRILCAKFGGYLTFGTLESGVVSAPGQPTLKDLLYLYNLRQVAPDTKVYGIIGKPVGHSKSPILFNEVFKSVGNNGVYVFLLVDDLANFLRTYSSTDFVGFSVTIPHKEAALECCDEVDPVAKSIGAVNCIIRRATDGKLIGYNTDYVGSISAIEDGLRGKHNGGNTNISPLAGKLFVVIGAGGAGKALAYGAKEKGARVVIANRTYDRARELADAIGGDALALTDLDSYHPEDGMILANTTSIGMQPKVDETPISKNALKYYSLVFDAVYTPKITRLLKEAEESGATIVTGLEMFMGQAYGQYENFTGLPGSSSEILWKIITEWSVFTGLEERLPFVYVNFTLFGRVNSITTLKCWVLFYFLFLFLFFCQN, from the exons ATG ttCACTGCTCCATCGGTGGGTAGGAAGAATGCAACCCTAATTTGCGTTCCAATAATGGGGGAATCCATTGAGAAAATGAAGATTGACGTGGAGAAAGCCAAGGCTGGAGGTGCTGACGTTGTCGAAATTCGATTGGACTCTTTGAGTACCTTTGATCCCTATCAAGATCTCACCACTCTCATTCAACATCACGCTTTGCCCTTGTTGTTCACTTACAG GCCCAAGTGGGAAGGTGGAATGTATGACGGTGATGAAAACAAACGGTTGGACGCACTACGGTTAGCCATGGAGTTGGGAGCTGATTTTATTGACGTTGAACTTCAG GTAGCGCATGGATTCTTTGACTCGATACGTGGAAAGACATTCAATAAAACGAAGGTCATTGTTTCATCTCACAACTATCAGCTTACACCTTCAATTGAGGATCTCGGTAACCTTGTTGCAAGAATACAAGCAACGGGAGCAGACATTGTGAAGATTGCAACTACTGCCACTGACATCACTGATGTGGCACGCATGTTTCAAATAATGGTGCATTCTCAA GTTCCGTTTATTGGACTTGTTATGGGTGATAGGGGATTGATTTCTCGTATACTTTGTGCAAAATTTGGTGGATATCTTACTTTTGGTACCCTCGAGTCAGGAGTAGTTTCAGCTCCTGGACAACCTACACTTAAGGATTTATTATATCTGTACAATTTGAGACAAGTGGCACCTGATACAAAAGTATATGGGATTATTGGAAAGCCTGTCGGTCACAGTAAATCACCCATTTTATTCAATGAAGTTTTCAAGTCAGTTGGTAATAATGgtgtttatgtatttttattggTGGATGACCTTGCCAATTTTCTCAGGACTTACTCTTCTACAGATTTTGTGGGATTCAG TGTTACCATTCCTCACAAGGAGGCGGCACTTGAGTGTTGTGATGAGGTTGATCCAGTGGCTAAG TCAATAGGAGCTGTGAATTGCATTATTAGAAGAGCAACTGATGGGAAGTTGATTGGATATAATACGGATTATGTCGGTTCTATTTCTGCAATTGAGGATGGATTACGAG GTAAACATAATGGTGGAAACACAAATATTTCACCATTAGCTGGTAagttgtttgttgttattgggGCTGGTGGTGCTGGTAAGGCACTTGCTTATGGTGCAAAAGAGAAAGGAGCAAGGGTTGTGATTGCAAACCGTACCTATG aCCGTGCTAGAGAACTTGCTGATGCAATTGGAGGAGATGCTTTAGCTCTTACTGATTTAGATAGTTACCATCCCGAGGATGGTATGATTCTTGCAAATACAACATCAATTGGAATGCAACCAAAAGTTGATGAGACGCCTATTTCTAAG aACGCTTTGAAATATTATTCCCTGGTTTTTGATGCTGTATACACGCCCAAAATTACTAGACTCTTGAAAGAAGCAGAAGAATCAGGAGCCACTATTGTAACAGGATTGGAGATGTTTATGGGGCAAGCTTATGGACAATATGAGAATTTCACTGGATTGCCAG GGAGCTCTTCAGAAATATTATGGAAAATTATTACTGAG TGGTCAGTTTTCACTGGCTTAGAAGAGAGGCTTCCATTCGTGTATGTAAACTTTACTTTATTCGGTAGAGTAAATTCAATAACAACCCTAAAATGCTGggttctcttttattttttatttttatttttatttttttgtcaaaattag
- the LOC108335874 gene encoding bifunctional 3-dehydroquinate dehydratase/shikimate dehydrogenase, chloroplastic isoform X1 — MDSPNVLFTAPSVGRKNATLICVPIMGESIEKMKIDVEKAKAGGADVVEIRLDSLSTFDPYQDLTTLIQHHALPLLFTYRPKWEGGMYDGDENKRLDALRLAMELGADFIDVELQVAHGFFDSIRGKTFNKTKVIVSSHNYQLTPSIEDLGNLVARIQATGADIVKIATTATDITDVARMFQIMVHSQVPFIGLVMGDRGLISRILCAKFGGYLTFGTLESGVVSAPGQPTLKDLLYLYNLRQVAPDTKVYGIIGKPVGHSKSPILFNEVFKSVGNNGVYVFLLVDDLANFLRTYSSTDFVGFSVTIPHKEAALECCDEVDPVAKSIGAVNCIIRRATDGKLIGYNTDYVGSISAIEDGLRGKHNGGNTNISPLAGKLFVVIGAGGAGKALAYGAKEKGARVVIANRTYDRARELADAIGGDALALTDLDSYHPEDGMILANTTSIGMQPKVDETPISKNALKYYSLVFDAVYTPKITRLLKEAEESGATIVTGLEMFMGQAYGQYENFTGLPGSSSEILWKIITEWSVFTGLEERLPFVYVNFTLFGRVNSITTLKCWVLFYFLFLFLFFCQN, encoded by the exons atGGACTCTCCCAACGTCCTG ttCACTGCTCCATCGGTGGGTAGGAAGAATGCAACCCTAATTTGCGTTCCAATAATGGGGGAATCCATTGAGAAAATGAAGATTGACGTGGAGAAAGCCAAGGCTGGAGGTGCTGACGTTGTCGAAATTCGATTGGACTCTTTGAGTACCTTTGATCCCTATCAAGATCTCACCACTCTCATTCAACATCACGCTTTGCCCTTGTTGTTCACTTACAG GCCCAAGTGGGAAGGTGGAATGTATGACGGTGATGAAAACAAACGGTTGGACGCACTACGGTTAGCCATGGAGTTGGGAGCTGATTTTATTGACGTTGAACTTCAG GTAGCGCATGGATTCTTTGACTCGATACGTGGAAAGACATTCAATAAAACGAAGGTCATTGTTTCATCTCACAACTATCAGCTTACACCTTCAATTGAGGATCTCGGTAACCTTGTTGCAAGAATACAAGCAACGGGAGCAGACATTGTGAAGATTGCAACTACTGCCACTGACATCACTGATGTGGCACGCATGTTTCAAATAATGGTGCATTCTCAA GTTCCGTTTATTGGACTTGTTATGGGTGATAGGGGATTGATTTCTCGTATACTTTGTGCAAAATTTGGTGGATATCTTACTTTTGGTACCCTCGAGTCAGGAGTAGTTTCAGCTCCTGGACAACCTACACTTAAGGATTTATTATATCTGTACAATTTGAGACAAGTGGCACCTGATACAAAAGTATATGGGATTATTGGAAAGCCTGTCGGTCACAGTAAATCACCCATTTTATTCAATGAAGTTTTCAAGTCAGTTGGTAATAATGgtgtttatgtatttttattggTGGATGACCTTGCCAATTTTCTCAGGACTTACTCTTCTACAGATTTTGTGGGATTCAG TGTTACCATTCCTCACAAGGAGGCGGCACTTGAGTGTTGTGATGAGGTTGATCCAGTGGCTAAG TCAATAGGAGCTGTGAATTGCATTATTAGAAGAGCAACTGATGGGAAGTTGATTGGATATAATACGGATTATGTCGGTTCTATTTCTGCAATTGAGGATGGATTACGAG GTAAACATAATGGTGGAAACACAAATATTTCACCATTAGCTGGTAagttgtttgttgttattgggGCTGGTGGTGCTGGTAAGGCACTTGCTTATGGTGCAAAAGAGAAAGGAGCAAGGGTTGTGATTGCAAACCGTACCTATG aCCGTGCTAGAGAACTTGCTGATGCAATTGGAGGAGATGCTTTAGCTCTTACTGATTTAGATAGTTACCATCCCGAGGATGGTATGATTCTTGCAAATACAACATCAATTGGAATGCAACCAAAAGTTGATGAGACGCCTATTTCTAAG aACGCTTTGAAATATTATTCCCTGGTTTTTGATGCTGTATACACGCCCAAAATTACTAGACTCTTGAAAGAAGCAGAAGAATCAGGAGCCACTATTGTAACAGGATTGGAGATGTTTATGGGGCAAGCTTATGGACAATATGAGAATTTCACTGGATTGCCAG GGAGCTCTTCAGAAATATTATGGAAAATTATTACTGAG TGGTCAGTTTTCACTGGCTTAGAAGAGAGGCTTCCATTCGTGTATGTAAACTTTACTTTATTCGGTAGAGTAAATTCAATAACAACCCTAAAATGCTGggttctcttttattttttatttttatttttatttttttgtcaaaattag
- the LOC108335874 gene encoding bifunctional 3-dehydroquinate dehydratase/shikimate dehydrogenase, chloroplastic isoform X3, with the protein MDSPNVLFTAPSVGRKNATLICVPIMGESIEKMKIDVEKAKAGGADVVEIRLDSLSTFDPYQDLTTLIQHHALPLLFTYRPKWEGGMYDGDENKRLDALRLAMELGADFIDVELQVAHGFFDSIRGKTFNKTKVIVSSHNYQLTPSIEDLGNLVARIQATGADIVKIATTATDITDVARMFQIMVHSQVPFIGLVMGDRGLISRILCAKFGGYLTFGTLESGVVSAPGQPTLKDLLYLYNLRQVAPDTKVYGIIGKPVGHSKSPILFNEVFKSVGNNGVYVFLLVDDLANFLRTYSSTDFVGFSVTIPHKEAALECCDEVDPVAKSIGAVNCIIRRATDGKLIGYNTDYVGSISAIEDGLRGKHNGGNTNISPLAGKLFVVIGAGGAGKALAYGAKEKGARVVIANRTYDRARELADAIGGDALALTDLDSYHPEDGMILANTTSIGMQPKVDETPISKNALKYYSLVFDAVYTPKITRLLKEAEESGATIVTGLEMFMGQAYGQYENFTGLPAPRELFRNIMENYY; encoded by the exons atGGACTCTCCCAACGTCCTG ttCACTGCTCCATCGGTGGGTAGGAAGAATGCAACCCTAATTTGCGTTCCAATAATGGGGGAATCCATTGAGAAAATGAAGATTGACGTGGAGAAAGCCAAGGCTGGAGGTGCTGACGTTGTCGAAATTCGATTGGACTCTTTGAGTACCTTTGATCCCTATCAAGATCTCACCACTCTCATTCAACATCACGCTTTGCCCTTGTTGTTCACTTACAG GCCCAAGTGGGAAGGTGGAATGTATGACGGTGATGAAAACAAACGGTTGGACGCACTACGGTTAGCCATGGAGTTGGGAGCTGATTTTATTGACGTTGAACTTCAG GTAGCGCATGGATTCTTTGACTCGATACGTGGAAAGACATTCAATAAAACGAAGGTCATTGTTTCATCTCACAACTATCAGCTTACACCTTCAATTGAGGATCTCGGTAACCTTGTTGCAAGAATACAAGCAACGGGAGCAGACATTGTGAAGATTGCAACTACTGCCACTGACATCACTGATGTGGCACGCATGTTTCAAATAATGGTGCATTCTCAA GTTCCGTTTATTGGACTTGTTATGGGTGATAGGGGATTGATTTCTCGTATACTTTGTGCAAAATTTGGTGGATATCTTACTTTTGGTACCCTCGAGTCAGGAGTAGTTTCAGCTCCTGGACAACCTACACTTAAGGATTTATTATATCTGTACAATTTGAGACAAGTGGCACCTGATACAAAAGTATATGGGATTATTGGAAAGCCTGTCGGTCACAGTAAATCACCCATTTTATTCAATGAAGTTTTCAAGTCAGTTGGTAATAATGgtgtttatgtatttttattggTGGATGACCTTGCCAATTTTCTCAGGACTTACTCTTCTACAGATTTTGTGGGATTCAG TGTTACCATTCCTCACAAGGAGGCGGCACTTGAGTGTTGTGATGAGGTTGATCCAGTGGCTAAG TCAATAGGAGCTGTGAATTGCATTATTAGAAGAGCAACTGATGGGAAGTTGATTGGATATAATACGGATTATGTCGGTTCTATTTCTGCAATTGAGGATGGATTACGAG GTAAACATAATGGTGGAAACACAAATATTTCACCATTAGCTGGTAagttgtttgttgttattgggGCTGGTGGTGCTGGTAAGGCACTTGCTTATGGTGCAAAAGAGAAAGGAGCAAGGGTTGTGATTGCAAACCGTACCTATG aCCGTGCTAGAGAACTTGCTGATGCAATTGGAGGAGATGCTTTAGCTCTTACTGATTTAGATAGTTACCATCCCGAGGATGGTATGATTCTTGCAAATACAACATCAATTGGAATGCAACCAAAAGTTGATGAGACGCCTATTTCTAAG aACGCTTTGAAATATTATTCCCTGGTTTTTGATGCTGTATACACGCCCAAAATTACTAGACTCTTGAAAGAAGCAGAAGAATCAGGAGCCACTATTGTAACAGGATTGGAGATGTTTATGGGGCAAGCTTATGGACAATATGAGAATTTCACTGGATTGCCAG CACCTAGGGAGCTCTTCAGAAATATTATGGAAAATTATTACTGA